TGAGAAGGTGAGAGGGCAGGGACCTCTGAcgttctcatccaatgggttttgagaaggagacaaggagaggcgAGGAAATACAATTAAGATTCTCCCAATGTGTTCTGCCTGTGATTAACCTGGGTGGGAGGGGCAATGACAGCTCTGCACCTCATTTGAATGAATGTAAAGAATTTGTGTTGATTTGCTGAAAACATTTAGTTTTGTGAAGAGTGAAGTCTGTTACTGTGTTTTCAGTCTGTATTGTTTGCATTGTGGTTGGAATACTGTGATTGAAAAGCATGACAAATCTTATCAACCTTCTCCCTCGCATCACGCAATTCAtattttcatgcaaaatgctaAACACTATTTCTCTCTCACCCTTATCTCTTCAtaattcctctctctcccccctccctctctcccctcactctctctccctatctctctccatgtccctctctctccctccctttcgccccttctctctctctctctctctctctctctctctctctctctctctctctctctcgctctctctcgctctctctctctctctctctctctctcccctccctctctccatccagcaGGGTCGTCAGCTGCGAGGCATCAGAGGCTTGTTCAACAGGTCATCTAAGTCGTCAGTAGAGACCAGCTGTGGTCCAGCCCTCAGGAAACGCTCTATCAGTGACCACCTCCTCCGACGCACCGCCAGCGCCCCTGCCAAGGGTCGCAAAAAAAACAAGATGAAGCTCGCTGAGTCCTCCACCTCCATATCGGACCACAAGGCCTCCGTAGTGGACCACAAGGCCTCCATATCAGACGGCAAAGACAGAGTGGGGGCTGGGGAAGGGGCTGGGAGGGAGGGGTCCCGGGAGAGGGTAATGGTGGAGAGGCGCCCCCCACCTCACGCCCCCCTCACCCACAGGCCCATCTCCATGCCCCTGGAGAAACTACTGCAGGGACAgctctccctctgctcccccaACCAGGAGCTGACTGACCTGGGGGCAGACACACTCATCGGTGGGTAGACCTCCTCTGGAGACCTCACACACTCTTACATCAACCATGATAATAAACGTTATGTTCTGTAACAAGTAATATGTTATAATAGATATCTAAGAAGAAACATTGCAAGAAACCCAAAGTGTTTTTTCTGTGTTTGAATGAGGTTACAGCATCATATTGCCTATTTCTCCGAGCAATACATGACCGTAGGCTTACCTGTAAAGGCAGAGCGACTGTTCTTGTCTGGCTTTGTTGCTATATGTGACATGATGCTTAGAGTTGAAGTTGTCGTTGGTTGTGTTGCGCTCTCATTGAAACAAACAGTGCTATGGGTCTTATGTGAAATGTAAACCGTTGCCTTGTTTCTAACTTGTCCttttcccccccaaaaataaaaattttAATCACTACTTTAACATACCTTTTCTGTTCCTTTTTCACTCTGTGGTGCTTCTCTGTAGTAGAGAACTGACTAGGATATCCCGCCAGGTAAACCAAGACACCTCCTAAGGTTGCCTCATCCTAAAACATCCCAGTATTACATCATCCCACTGATGTAACTTTGTAAAAGAACTATTTCAAAATCAGAATGTTCCTTTTTTTAACTGCCAAAATTGATCTCATTTGACCATCTCTTCCGAAATGGATGTTCCCCCCCAAAAATGGATGTTCCTTCTGTTACATGCACAGCCTCATTCTCCAACCCCCTCTCACAGTCGTATTTGGTGGTACATTCCATTCGTCTCTGTGTTGCGATTGGCTCGTGTTGGACGGAATGTGTCAGTTAGTCGTTGGTTGGCTTGGTGTTCTACGTAAGGCTGTGAAATGTTTGAACCTTTACTGACTGTCTAACTTGTCTGTTTTACATAGGAACGTCCCCCTTTGACCGGCCCAGGTCCCGCTCTGTGGAACTCCTCATCGAATCATCCGCCTCCCTTGAACATAGAGTTTCCACCAATCACAACAACACACGGGATAGGACCACAGAGCCTGACCAATTAGACGAGACCTCCTACCTGGTCATTGGCCGAGGAGGAGGAAGTGTAGATGGTGACTCCAAAGACCAATCACAGGACAGAGTCAACCCACCCACCAAAGCTGAGGACATTTCCTCTCGCCAAAGGACGTTGTGTTACCTGAGCAGCTCAACAAAGACAGAGAGCAACTGTTTACACTGTTTACCTACTGAGAGCAGACCAGAGACAACATTACTTAGTACAACAAACACCCCAGcaccttcctcctcttcttcttcctctgtcccctcttccTCTGTGCCCCCCCTCTCCCCACTCAACGTGGACCGGTCCGCTCTGCAGAGCCCCGTCTCCCTGCAGGACAGCACCATCTCACGACTCATTGATGCCGTATCCCTCGGCAACGACACCACCTGCGGCTCAATCTCCGCTCTGATTGGCCAGTTTGACCTCACCGCTGACCAGAATGACCTCACAACGAACTCTGACCCCCACGTCCTCAGTGTCATGTCCTGTCTGTCCCATCCCGCTCTCCAGGACTCCAGCACACCCTATAAGGTCACCATAGACTCTACCACCCCATATAAAGACCCCCCCCGCAAGGCAATGAACGGACCTATCACTCCTCGAAAGGCAAGCCAGACCCTTAACCACACGAACCAGAACCTACTCTCACCCCACCCCAAGACCTCCCACAACCCCCTTCTCTTCTCTAGTCCTGAGACCACGGAGCTGGAGGAGGTCTATACCATCCTGGATGAGGAGGTCTTGTCTCCAGTCTTTGTCTACAACCTGAGGGAGCAGAACATAGGCAACATACAGGCTGACTCTGAGGAGAGCACACCCATGGGAAGCCTGGAGCCCTCCCCAGCCAAGGTGCCTCCTCGCCTGGGGACAGAGGCCAACGGCAGCTGGGTGGGCTCACCGAGGGGTATAGTGGAGGAGACAGGACAGGGCTATAGGGGTGTGTGTGATCCTACAGGGCTGGGGTCAGGGGGAGAGTGGGGGTTGTCGTGGGGTTACAGGTGCCCGTCTGTCAACAGCACAGTGTCTGACCGGTTGCTGTTGTGCCAGGGGTCAGCAGAAAGTAGTCTGATGGAGGTGGAGATTAACGTGGACGAGGATCCACTTGAGATGACCTTGACCTTACCAAGACACAACTGCACCTGGGTCGCTACCAGCCCAACCAAACGATACGCCGCTCCCCAAAGCCAGCTTACCCAACTACACCCCTCTCCCCGGTATGCACCCCAACTCCAGCCCTCCCAGTGTCCTTCCCCCCTTAAACAGCCCTCCCCTCGCCACACCCCATCAATCACCCCTCAAACCCAGCCCTCCCTCTTCAAAAGGccccctaaccccagccccctcCTCCTGAACAgccacccctccaccctcagCAGGGCTGAGCTCTCCTTTGAGAACAGCAGAGACATTACCAGAGCCTACACCCAGCAGCACAGCTACAGTGGTCCCACCCAGCCCCAGACCAGGGGCTACCAGGGTGGTCCCACCCAGCCCCAGACCAGGGGCTACCAGGGTGGTCCCACCCAGCCCCAGACCAGGGGCTACCAGGGTGGGACAGGGGaaggtcagggtcagggtgaAGTGTCAGCCTGCTTCCAGAATGGGTTGTCCTCCTCAGAGTGTCTGCCTGGTCTGTCTAGTATGTCTGGTTCAAGGTCTGTTAGCCTCCCCAGAGACAGAGGCCTGTACTCCCCCATCTCAGACTGTGATGTGGCCTACAGCCAGCTAGATTACAACTGCTTTAGGCCCTCCACTGCCTCCACCCATCCGCAACCCCAGCCCCAATCACATACCCAGCCTCTGCCCCAGGACCAACCCCAATCACATACCCAGCCTCTGCCCCAGGCCCAACCCCAATCACAGACCCAGCCTCTGCCCCAGGCCCAACCCCAATCACAGACCCAGCCTCTGCCCCAGGCCCAACCCCAATCACATACCCAACCTCTGCCCCAGCTCCAACCCCGATCTGGCCCCCCATCACTGCCCCTCTTGGGCCCCACCCTTGTCCCTCCTCTACCTATCCCCAGACCACCCACAGCCCCCGGCCCCTGCAAGTCCAAGTCTCTGGGTGACCTGACATCAGAGGACATCTCCTGCAACTTCCACAGCAAGTACAACATCATCAGCCGCAGCTTCATCACCCCCAGTATGAAGGAGCGGAGGAGGATGAGGGGCCTGGGGGGTCTGTCCCAACGGCTGCAGTCTGCAGACCCCCTCACTGAGCAGCTCCGCAAACTAGTCACCCTGGAGGGGGATGACAGAGACCGGGACAGACCCCAGTCTCCCCAGCTGCCCCAGTTACCTCAgttacagataccccccaaaccCTTCATTCCCCCATCACGCCCCTCTCCCCCCACAAACTTTGTCCCCGACACTCAGGAGGACTCTCCCCCCCTCCTTTCCCGCCGCCTCTCCTCTCGGAGCCAGAGCCGTGTGCGTCACATCAACAACCGCGCTCGAGAGCGGCAGCAGGAGGTTCTGAAGTCCCGGGGAATGAGCGCCCCCTCCAGTGTGGGAGGGGTAGTGCTGCGTACTAAAGCAGCAGCAGGCCAGAAACCCCCAGCTAACAGACACTCCACAGGCTCCTACATAGCAGGCTACCTGGACCAGCTGGAGGACAGGGGGCTGCCTGAGGGGGCGTGCACCACACTGGGTTACGGATATCACTATGGTGATCATTATCATGATGACTCTCTGCTGCCCACAGACTCCTGTATACAATCACAACCTGAGGTCTACTTCCTGCTCAGACTCTGAACCCACTTCCTGGTTATCACCTACATAGAATGATGTATAATGTACTTCCAGAACACAGAAAATCAGCTTCCTGCTTACAACtgagaaaaaaactaaaaaataaTTCTGGTTGGGCTGTCCAATAATGCTTCCAGATATAAAGTCAACTACCTGATTGGGTCTGACATTTTGTCTGTAAATGTGAAAATGGTTTCTGATCTTCTTTAAGTCCATGTCCTGATCAGAATGTTCTGTAAATGTAGTTTGGAACAGACTGTAAAACTACTTCCTACTTTGATTGTACCCGTTTCCTGTCCTGCCTGATCCTGTAATTCTACTTCCTGTTCAAGCTAACTTCACCTACAATGAAGCAGAAAATAGGAAACTTTCCAAATGTGTTTTAATCTGAAGGGAAGTGTTGTCTTGGTCTTTGTTCATTTAAAATATGTATTAGTATTATCAGAGGcccgctgggcacagacgtcaattcaacgtctattccacgttggttccatGTAACTTCGttaaaatgacgtggaaacaacgttgattcaaccagtgtatgCCCAATGGGGGGGCACTTTTAAGGGAAGGGATCTGTTTCATCCGAGATCCTCCTCAAGTCTTCCTTCTCCTCTAAGTGTTCTCTATGTTTGTGTTGTTTGTAAATATTCTACTGTACATTCGTTTTTAACTGACAGTGTTGCTATTTAGTAGACAGTACAGCTGTTTTCTGCATGTTAAACGTGGACCAGCATGACTATGCATCGATCTATAGACATCACAGTGCACTACTATCTTTGTATAGAACAAGTAATAGTGGGATTGGATGCAATACAGTACATAGACAGTACAATATAGTACATAGACAGTACATTACggtacattttttttattttatttcacctttatttaaccttacatttatttaaccttacattacagtacatagacagtacaatacagtacatagacaatacagtacagtacagtacatagacagtacatatacagtacaatacagtacatagacagtacactacagttcaatacagtacatagacagtacaatacagtacatagacagtacaatatagtacatagacagtacaatatagtacatagacagtacattacagtacaatacagtacatagacagtacaatacagtacatagtCTTGCTTGCTCAGACTTCTCGCTTTCTAAGATTTTAAACACTATCACATATGTTAAACTTTTTGAGTTGAAATGCTTTTATTTTTAGAATTACTTTAACACAGACTGCAAGAGAAAGCAACAAAAAAAGTTGGGTCTGGTTATTACATTTTTTCTTTTTCTGAGAAATGTTTACAAGAACAGAAACACACTGGAAAAGGTGGATACGGCTtttgggctggatcaggctgcaCGATTTTATTCTCCTTTTAAGTGTTAAACCCCCATCTTCTTTTCTTTGTATGGTCGCTCAGAAGATTAATGTGAGCATTTTCCTACCGATGCAATAAAATTCAGAAACTTTTGACACAGCAATTGTGTCTGTTTGTTTACATGTCCTCTGTGTTTGTCTattctcttctctcactcttttATATTTTGATACTTTACTGTCTTTCTCTCCAGCTGTCTCACACACACGCTAATGGTTTAGGTATACAACTGCTCTTGCCATTGTatgtacacaccacacacacacacacacacacacacacacacacacacacacacacacacccccccctcAATGCCTGTGTTATTGTATCTTGCTGTGTGTGGATAATGGGTAGATAATGGGATAATGGAATGTAATTGCTTGTGAAATGAGCAGTAATGGAGATGAGAGATATCACACCTGTGACCATCTAAATCCTCGAAACTGTTACTTTGGAGATTTAATCACACTACGCCCTTTAATCCGGGTCCTTGTACCCCCCATAACCCTCCCTCCTCAACCCCTCCCCTCCGTACTTCTATGGCTGGTTCAGCACAAAACTAAAAACGTATTGTTCACCCTTACTTGTCTTCCTGTGTCAAGCTATTATCCCTAACAGCAACACTCAGGAGGCCTGTTATTTCgggtctcagtgtgtcatcttgTTTACTCCGTGTCTTCTCTATGATCTCTGGTCATTATAAATACCCTCCCTTAACCTCCACTGGGCCAGATCAGGGGAGGCTGCTGTCAGACCCCGTGCTGGGAGATAGAGACTGGTTGCCTTCCGAAACAGCTCTCAAGCTTGTCTTCACCTGACGGAGAACCCGCTGAGGCTGATGTGTGCTACATAACAAATCTGGGACCATCTTAACAGGGAGGAAGTCCATTACGTTTCCCACACCAGGCTGGATGTACGGACAGGGAGGATTTCTGATCACTGTCTTTACACTCTTGTGACTAATCTGTACGTTTTATCATTATAACTGTGCTGTAGCTTTTCATGTTTTTTACCAGTGTTTAGAAACTGCATTTTGGGGGGAGGTTTTGGTCTGGTCAacttcctgcctgcctgtgtgtgtccagAGGAGCTCCCCCATGTCCCTCTGGGTCACCTGGCTGACACTAGCCGTTCCCCTGCTACTGCCCTGGCTGGTCAGGCACGGGGTAGAGATGGCTCGTGCCACCGTGTGTTCACGATGGGACCGTTCAGTCGGTCTGGATGACCTTGGTCTATCCCAGGAAGGTGATGTGGTGATCGGGGGTGTCTTCCCCATCCATATCCTCCCCCCTGATCCAGACCGGAGCTTCACCCAACCCCCTGAACTGCAGTCCTGTGTCAAGTAAGTTCCTTTGTTTACTTCTGTTCTCTAACTTTTTTTATTGCAGTTTGACCTTTTCTTGCGTTTTTCTTTTCGAAGGTGAAGAGAGATTTTATCTTTGTTTATTCTTTTGATGGAGGTcattttttaacattttattttgtaacaGCATTTCATTTTAGCAGGGCACTTTTCCTTCATTTGAATCATCTTTCTTTCAAAATGTTTTTCTTTCATGGAAGAGTTGATCTAAATGTTGTTCTCTTCAGAAGATTGAGGGTCACTGGAATGGAAAATAGAACATTTGTCTTTTGTTTTTTACACAGAatcataaaataaaaatgaaaaatgaaatgtTAATCGCTTTGCAGTCAATTTCAAATCTGATGTTAACAAATTGTCTGCAAAACAATTAACATTTCATTATAATATTTGTTTTCGTCTAACTTCTCTCCTCAATTCTAACGCGTGTCATCtccgagagagagactgacttctCTCCTCAATTCTAATGCGTgtcatctcagagagagagactgacttctCTCCTCAATTCTAATGCGTgtcatctcagagagagagactgacttctCTCCTCAATTCTAATGCGTgtcatctcagagagagagactgacttctCTCCTCAATTCTAATGCGTgtcatctcagagagagagactgacttctCTCCTCAATTCTAATGCGTgtcatctcagagagagagactgtatttGCTTAAAGTCCATTGTTTTATCCTCAGATGTTGTTTAGCACAGTGCTCTCTTTATCTGAGTACAATGAGGCACGGCATATTTCTTGTAAATGCAAACACTTAAATAATCTTGCTGTTATAGAGTGTGGTATTTTTCCATTGTCAACTTGATTCTCAGTCTAGATGATAAGATTGATGTTCAACATTAAATCCGTTTTTTAGTGCTGTTTGTTATGTTGAATGTTGTTTCTCCTCATGATCAATCACATTCATCTGCTTACAGGGTTACATCATGCTCAATTACACATGTTGCATTTTGCTctgtcatatctctctctctctctctctctctctcatctcacatCCCTGCTGTCAGTTTTCTTGAGGAATCGTTGAGATGGGTGCACGCACTGGTGTTTGCAGTGGACGAGATTAACCGTAACCCCTTCCTGCTGCCGGGGGTCCGGCTGGGCTACCGTATCCTGGACAGCTGTGGTCAGCACCCCTGGAGCCTGCGAGGGGCACTGGCCATGGTGTCAGGGGGGAACATCAGCTGTGAAACCACAGAGCTTTCTAAcctcaaatgtgatttttaaccACTAACCTCAACCTAAGCATAACCTTTACCTAAAATGTTAATGTACTGAAAAGTATTTGCCAAATAGCCAGTAATATTGTGGAGATCCTACACTAAATGGATAGCAAATAGCTCATGTATACTACCCTGTCGTTCTGATTATAGAATCATGTTTATTTGttatgtgtatcctgtacagcaCGGCCATCTAGTGACTCCCCTGTTCCTCTGATCATTGGTGATTCATCGTCCACTCAGGCCATCATCCTGGCCAGGACCCTGGGGCCGCTCTCTGTACCTATGGTCAGTCTCTCTCTACACAACCAGGAAATACAGTGGCGAGAAACATGATGATGCCATGATGCGATAATTCATCATGTTTCAGATAGCCTAGAATTTACTGAGAAATTAAAAGAGGGTATTTAGTACTTCATTAAAATGTGATTGAAGTTATTGTGTTGATCTGCCCTCAGTCTCTCACTACAACCAGGAAATACATAGCTAGAAATATTGCCATAATGCTTTAATTAATTATAATTCATCTGGTCTGGAATGTAGTGAGAAATGATTGATTTAATGGTGTTGTCCTCAGATCAGTTACCAGGCCACCTGTGGCTGTCTCAGTGACAGACAGGAGTTCCCTAACTTCTTCAGGACCATCCCCAGTGATGTCTACCAGGCCCTCACCATGGCCCGGCTCACCTGGCTCTTCGGATGGACCTGGGTCGGGGCTATCGCTGCAGACAATGACTACGGTCGTCAGGCCATGCAGGTGTTTCTTCATGTTTCTTTATCTTTAAATTGTTTTGTTGGTCGCTGCTCTTCTTTACTGAAGACACtcgtcacatttatttattattatttattttatttattttttgcaggTGTTTCTTTATATTAACTTTGACTTGTGACTTTGACTTTATTAATTCTTGGTCTCTGTTTACAGAAAAACTGAAGAAATGTAGAATTTACATAATACAAAATTGAGAAGAAAATGATATTATTTCTAATACTGGATACTGTTGTATTTTATTTTGAACTTCTACATCGGCTTTACATCAGTATTTTGACTCTTTGTCACGCTCCCTGTGCTTCATATTTGATCCCCAGGTGTTTGAGGAGGCGGTTCGGGGGACGGGGGTGTGCCTTGCGTTCTTTGAGACCCTCAACCGGGTGAACCTGGTGAGGGATGTGGAGCGAGCAGCGGACACGGTCCAGGCCTCGACAGCACGGGTGATCCTGGTCTTCCTCTTGTACACTGACATGGGGGCGTTACTCCTGGAGCTGGAGCGCAGAAACGTGACGGACAGGCAGTTCCTGGCCAGTGAGGCATGGAGCACTAGCGGACAACTCCTACGGAACCCCGCCCTCTTTAACGTCTCTCGGGGCGTTGTGGGTGTGGCTATCCGCAGTGCACCTATGCCTGGCTTTGAGGCCCACCTACGAAGTCTCCACCCCTCTCGTCGTCCCGGAGATGTCCTGTTGAAGGAACTCTGGGAAACTAAGTTTGGGTGTAGCCCTGGAGCAGCAGATGCACACAGCACGtctctgctcccctctccccttcctccaacCCCCTCTGTGTCAATATcacacacccctcctcccacctccagtTCCCCCCGTCCACGCCTGGCCTCCTGCAGTGGGGCAGAGACTCTGGAGGATGTGCAGAGCCCCTTCACAGACACCTCCCAGCTGAGAGTATCCTATAACGTGTACCTGGCTGTGTATGCTGCAGCCCACGCCCTCCACAGCCTGCTGTCCTGCCCCCAGAGAGACAGCCCTACGTGGGGCAGCAGCGTCACCTGCTCCCCTCCTCACAACATCAGCCCAGCGGAGGTACACTGATCTATTGCATGTTCAGTAGACATGATTTGCAAACACTTCAATCAGTTGGGGGGGATTACTTATGCCAATGTAACCTTTCTTTGTTAATTAAATATTCATGTCCACTTAATAGTTGCTATGGGGATATGTTTTGAGTTATTACATCATATTAAGAGTGTAATGGTCATGtttgtgtctcctctcctccaagtTGTTGCAGCACCTGAACCTGGTTAACTTCACCACTCCACTTGGGGAGCCGTTCTATTTCCGGGGCGCGGACATCCCTGCTGTGTACGAACTTGTGAACTGGCAGGCCACGCCCAAGGGGTTGCTCAAACTTGTCACGATTGGCCGAGTAGAGGGTTCCAATATCCTCATCAACCAATCAGCCATCCAGTGGAACGCAGGGTCTAATATGGTGAGAAATACCATTTTTAAAACATGAACTGAATGGTTTTGTTCAATTGAAATTAATATAATTGCATGTATGGCATTTACAGATGCCTGTGTCAGTGTGCAGTGGGAGCTGTCCCCCAGGCACCCGTGTAGCCAGGAGGAAGGGGGAGCCTGTCTGCTGCTTCGACTGCATCCCCTGTGCTGAGGGGGAGGTCAGCAACACCACAGGTCAGCGAACTGTGATGTGGGGGTATAATATCATTTAATATCAATGAAAGGGAATTCTTAATTAGCTGTGCCATTATTGACCTGATCTCTCTTGAATAATATATTATATCTTAATTAAGACTTATTAGATTGAATAGTAATTATGCTTTTCAATcatcatagtaatgtgttcaatCTCTCAGGCTCTCTGCAATGTGACAGCTGTCCTCTGGAGTTTTGGTCCAACGGCAATCGGACCGCCTGCATCCCTCGTCAGTTCGAGTTCCTCTCCTTCAACGACACTATGGGCGTC
The DNA window shown above is from Coregonus clupeaformis isolate EN_2021a chromosome 6, ASM2061545v1, whole genome shotgun sequence and carries:
- the LOC121568466 gene encoding extracellular calcium-sensing receptor-like yields the protein MARATVCSRWDRSVGLDDLGLSQEGDVVIGGVFPIHILPPDPDRSFTQPPELQSCVNFLEESLRWVHALVFAVDEINRNPFLLPGVRLGYRILDSCGQHPWSLRGALAMVSGGNISSRPSSDSPVPLIIGDSSSTQAIILARTLGPLSVPMISYQATCGCLSDRQEFPNFFRTIPSDVYQALTMARLTWLFGWTWVGAIAADNDYGRQAMQVFEEAVRGTGVCLAFFETLNRVNLVRDVERAADTVQASTARVILVFLLYTDMGALLLELERRNVTDRQFLASEAWSTSGQLLRNPALFNVSRGVVGVAIRSAPMPGFEAHLRSLHPSRRPGDVLLKELWETKFGCSPGAADAHSTSLLPSPLPPTPSVSISHTPPPTSSSPRPRLASCSGAETLEDVQSPFTDTSQLRVSYNVYLAVYAAAHALHSLLSCPQRDSPTWGSSVTCSPPHNISPAELLQHLNLVNFTTPLGEPFYFRGADIPAVYELVNWQATPKGLLKLVTIGRVEGSNILINQSAIQWNAGSNMMPVSVCSGSCPPGTRVARRKGEPVCCFDCIPCAEGEVSNTTGSLQCDSCPLEFWSNGNRTACIPRQFEFLSFNDTMGVTLTTIAVCGTVATAAVFMLFVYHRHTPLVRANNSELSFLLLLSLKLCFLCSLVFIGRPSAWACQIRQAAFGVIFVLCLSCLLVKTIVVLAAFRSARPGAGQLMRRFGPSQQRGSVFLFTSVQVIICAVWLSISPPLPYRDLGLKGSKVILECEVGSVVGFSLVLGYIGLLASLCLLLAFLARKLPDNFNEAKLITFSMLIFCAVWVAFVPAYVSSPGKYADAVEIFAILASSFGLLFCIFAPKCFIILLRPERNTKKHMMDKEKAPRNT